In Maridesulfovibrio sp., a single genomic region encodes these proteins:
- a CDS encoding MFS transporter, whose translation MKQENKIVWIAALIQLINLIDFMMVMPLGPDISKDLPISNADIGFICGVYTLAVGFSGIACAKFLDRFARKSVAIVAVLGLSIATLSAAFCWDLYSMLGARILAGFFGGPAAAIAFSMVCDAVPPERRGRAMGIVMGSFSVSSIAAIPFGLELAEIGSWRTPFYAIAILGFAVLSMILFFTPPMKTHMEGHSEPVSLIRILANRKYQLAFFMMVTAMISSFAIIPNFSAYFQVNLGFERSSLSFLYFIGGVFSLILMQVGGRASDKIGPIPTNILGTVLLVAFIYDGFMHPPFSSCLVIFIMFMGMVCFRNVSATTEASKLPQPYERAAFMSLFSSLQHIGNGIGALLSSAILSIGPDGRLINMQWVGLLAIVMALFQPLALMKIRQPKIGLKTRQLTDPIG comes from the coding sequence ATGAAACAGGAAAATAAAATTGTATGGATCGCAGCGTTGATCCAGCTTATCAATCTTATAGACTTTATGATGGTGATGCCGCTCGGGCCGGACATATCGAAGGACCTGCCTATCAGCAATGCCGATATTGGATTTATTTGCGGTGTATATACTCTGGCAGTTGGATTCTCAGGAATTGCCTGCGCTAAATTCTTAGATAGGTTTGCCCGTAAATCCGTAGCAATTGTGGCGGTACTTGGTCTGTCGATTGCTACCCTGTCTGCCGCTTTCTGCTGGGATTTATATTCAATGCTCGGCGCGAGAATTCTGGCGGGATTTTTCGGAGGACCTGCCGCCGCCATTGCTTTTTCGATGGTTTGCGATGCTGTACCGCCTGAAAGAAGAGGACGGGCGATGGGGATTGTAATGGGAAGTTTTTCTGTCTCCTCCATTGCAGCTATCCCTTTCGGACTGGAATTAGCCGAAATAGGCTCCTGGCGCACACCTTTCTATGCTATTGCCATTCTGGGATTTGCCGTTCTTTCAATGATCCTGTTCTTCACTCCCCCCATGAAAACTCATATGGAAGGACATAGCGAACCGGTTTCACTCATTCGCATTCTGGCTAACAGAAAATATCAATTGGCTTTCTTTATGATGGTGACAGCCATGATATCTTCTTTCGCCATAATCCCCAACTTCTCGGCCTATTTTCAGGTCAATCTTGGATTTGAACGATCTTCGTTAAGCTTTCTGTACTTCATCGGCGGGGTTTTCAGCTTGATTCTGATGCAGGTCGGCGGCAGAGCCTCAGATAAAATCGGCCCTATACCTACCAATATACTGGGCACAGTTCTACTGGTGGCTTTCATCTATGACGGATTCATGCATCCGCCGTTTTCATCCTGCCTTGTTATTTTCATTATGTTTATGGGGATGGTCTGCTTCAGAAATGTTTCTGCCACTACGGAAGCGTCCAAACTTCCACAGCCGTATGAAAGAGCGGCTTTCATGTCACTGTTTTCTTCCCTGCAGCATATAGGAAACGGCATAGGCGCATTGCTCTCGTCTGCAATCCTGAGCATCGGTCCGGATGGACGGCTTATAAATATGCAATGGGTCGGGTTGCTGGCGATTGTTATGGCATTATTCCAGCCGCTTGCTTTGATGAAGATTCGTCAACCGAAAATAGGCCTCAAAACCCGGCAATTGACGGACCCCATCGGCTAA
- a CDS encoding choloylglycine hydrolase family protein, with protein sequence MFRIIILFILTLTFCAAPAMACTDFVVKAADGTVVNGRSMDFAIDDHALVTVYPRGKQWVSEAPGKKKGLKWKQRYGFVGLSVLGQEKSSDGMNEKGLSAKFLWLPSVGYQTVPKGKEDRALDVALLPDWILGNFSSVAEVRKALPTIFAWGNELPGLGGIPVLHVAVHDAAGNSIVAEWIDGKLNLYDNPLGIMTNEPPLPKQWANLRNYVNLSPMIQKELKLEGMTVAGTGNGSGLLGLPGDCTPPSRFVRTAILRQFAYKPKDSAEAVVLARHLLEQIFVIKGISRDKTPKGEEADYTQWTAIEDLTNRVLYFADYNDQTLRTVDLKKLDFSRADYKPIPVSRDTGNAILDVTPR encoded by the coding sequence ATGTTCCGCATCATAATATTATTCATCCTGACTTTGACATTCTGTGCCGCTCCGGCCATGGCCTGCACCGATTTTGTGGTCAAGGCTGCAGACGGTACCGTGGTTAACGGCCGGTCCATGGATTTTGCCATTGATGACCATGCCCTTGTAACCGTTTATCCGAGAGGTAAACAGTGGGTTTCTGAAGCCCCCGGTAAAAAGAAGGGGCTCAAATGGAAACAGCGTTACGGATTCGTCGGTTTATCCGTTCTCGGACAGGAAAAGTCATCGGACGGAATGAATGAAAAAGGCCTCTCGGCCAAGTTCCTGTGGCTCCCTTCAGTCGGTTATCAGACCGTTCCCAAAGGGAAAGAAGACCGGGCGCTTGATGTAGCCCTTTTGCCGGACTGGATACTGGGCAACTTCAGTTCCGTGGCTGAAGTACGGAAGGCATTACCAACAATTTTCGCCTGGGGAAATGAGCTTCCCGGACTGGGAGGCATTCCGGTTCTGCACGTTGCCGTGCACGATGCCGCAGGCAACAGCATTGTGGCCGAATGGATTGATGGAAAGCTTAATCTTTATGATAATCCACTGGGCATCATGACAAACGAACCGCCCCTGCCCAAGCAGTGGGCCAACCTGCGCAACTACGTCAACCTTTCGCCCATGATTCAGAAAGAACTCAAGCTCGAAGGTATGACCGTTGCCGGCACCGGCAACGGCTCCGGCCTGCTCGGATTGCCGGGCGACTGCACTCCGCCTTCCCGGTTTGTGCGCACTGCCATCCTCAGACAGTTTGCCTACAAGCCTAAGGATTCCGCCGAGGCTGTTGTGTTGGCGCGTCATCTGCTTGAGCAGATATTTGTCATCAAGGGGATCAGTAGAGATAAGACTCCCAAGGGAGAAGAGGCCGATTACACCCAGTGGACCGCTATTGAGGATCTGACCAATCGTGTGCTTTATTTCGCGGACTATAACGATCAGACCCTGCGCACTGTAGACCTCAAGAAACTTGATTTTTCCCGCGCCGATTACAAACCCATCCCTGTTTCAAGGGACACGGGTAACGCGATACTGGATGTGACGCCCCGTTAA
- a CDS encoding GNAT family N-acetyltransferase has protein sequence MTDITIRQLESISTSRLNELCTLLIDTVEGGASVGFLSPIAMDTAKSYWLKVESELESATDLLVAEKNGQTVGSVQIVYCTKENGAHRGEVQKLFVLQSNRRHGVATRLMLEAEKRAAQKGKTLLTLDTQENSSAEKLYEKLGWQKAGVIPDYACSPNGKLHGTTLFFKHVY, from the coding sequence ATGACAGATATCACCATACGGCAGCTTGAATCCATCTCAACCTCACGGCTGAATGAATTGTGCACCCTCCTTATTGATACCGTCGAAGGCGGTGCTTCCGTTGGTTTCCTGAGCCCGATTGCCATGGACACGGCCAAAAGCTACTGGCTCAAAGTTGAATCCGAACTGGAATCAGCAACCGACCTTCTTGTTGCTGAAAAAAACGGACAAACAGTCGGCTCTGTTCAGATTGTATATTGTACCAAAGAAAATGGTGCACATAGAGGCGAGGTACAAAAACTATTTGTTCTGCAAAGCAACCGAAGGCATGGGGTTGCGACCAGATTAATGCTTGAAGCCGAAAAAAGGGCTGCCCAAAAAGGAAAGACTCTACTCACACTTGATACACAGGAAAACAGCTCTGCTGAAAAGCTTTACGAAAAGCTTGGGTGGCAGAAAGCGGGTGTAATTCCGGACTATGCATGCAGCCCGAACGGGAAACTGCATGGAACTACACTATTCTTTAAGCATGTATACTGA
- a CDS encoding GGDEF domain-containing protein — MKKTREIQDFDNQTNQSSSDESAATTGFFQDLRYLLFPTQDFLHKRYRDYRLNALVIISVCSLIWASLWAWDITVDPIGAANTLWLRLLFIAIGSCSVVFIICKDLNSWIASFVLVGSLSSEAVFIEILTRLNGGLVYGLAGFMYSMLVAVLLFQCFSLRINYAFTLLSSALPHLAGMVGIVQGFPHRHYAMLIWPAAALAAISQTIHSRNYLLRYRLEKKLKNLSNTDPLTGIRNRRYFMPQLEHETRRAARTKQNLSLLLLDIDDFKSINDRYGHPTGDQVICRVAEICDRLSRDIDVVARIGGEEFSILLVGSNLEQAGNVAERIRTQIAKTVMHGPDKMPFNCTASIGIAEFDTIDKTENSLLSRADAALYKAKRTGRNKVMTIPTT, encoded by the coding sequence ATGAAAAAAACGCGCGAGATTCAGGATTTCGATAACCAGACAAATCAATCATCCTCTGATGAGTCTGCTGCAACCACCGGATTTTTCCAGGATCTTCGATACCTGCTTTTCCCCACACAGGATTTTTTACACAAAAGATACAGGGATTACCGGCTAAACGCTCTTGTCATAATTTCAGTCTGTTCTCTTATCTGGGCGTCCCTGTGGGCCTGGGACATAACAGTTGACCCGATTGGTGCGGCAAACACACTCTGGCTACGCCTGCTGTTTATTGCAATTGGTTCCTGTTCGGTAGTTTTCATAATCTGCAAGGACCTGAACAGTTGGATTGCCTCGTTCGTTTTAGTAGGCAGCCTGAGCAGCGAGGCCGTATTTATTGAAATCCTGACCCGCCTCAATGGTGGGCTGGTCTACGGACTGGCCGGGTTCATGTACAGCATGCTGGTTGCGGTGCTGCTTTTCCAATGCTTTTCACTGCGGATAAATTATGCATTTACGCTCCTTTCCTCTGCCCTGCCCCACCTGGCAGGCATGGTCGGGATAGTGCAGGGTTTCCCCCACCGGCATTATGCAATGCTGATCTGGCCGGCAGCAGCTCTGGCTGCTATCTCGCAAACAATACATTCACGCAACTATCTGCTTCGCTACCGACTGGAAAAAAAGCTCAAAAATCTATCGAACACGGACCCTTTGACCGGCATAAGAAACCGACGCTATTTCATGCCGCAGCTTGAGCATGAAACCCGCAGAGCAGCCAGGACCAAACAGAATCTGTCCTTGCTGCTGCTTGATATAGATGACTTCAAAAGCATAAACGACCGCTACGGCCACCCTACCGGGGATCAAGTTATCTGCCGTGTAGCAGAAATCTGTGATCGTTTGTCACGGGATATTGATGTGGTTGCCCGGATTGGAGGGGAAGAGTTTTCCATTTTACTGGTAGGCAGTAATCTGGAACAGGCCGGAAATGTTGCCGAAAGAATCCGAACCCAAATTGCCAAGACTGTGATGCATGGTCCTGACAAAATGCCCTTTAACTGCACTGCCAGCATCGGCATTGCAGAATTTGATACGATAGACAAAACAGAAAATTCTCTTCTTTCAAGGGCAGACGCGGCACTTTATAAGGCTAAACGAACCGGCCGCAATAAGGTTATGACTATTCCGACAACTTGA